A genome region from Brassica oleracea var. oleracea cultivar TO1000 chromosome C2, BOL, whole genome shotgun sequence includes the following:
- the LOC106324371 gene encoding uncharacterized protein At4g04775-like, protein MSCTTGSSVCREVRQESIGVPMRCWCGRKVDLLVSKTNENPYRRFYRCQGVLQRKYESHLFKWVEVAMPEEFEEQRVEIGKAFSELERMAWEISGLGRSLKSEMGKLEAHVCQLENDVKVREAEACRNTQRGVVGVAPHLVLAVCVAGGLALVYKALCG, encoded by the exons ATGAGCTGCACGACTGGGAGTTCGGTTTGTCGGGAAGTCCGACAAGAGTCAATCGGAGTCCCTATGCGTTGCTGGTGCGGGAGGAAGGTGGATTTGCTGGTGTCGAAGACCAATGAGAACCCCTATCGGAGGTTCTACCGTTGCCAGGGCGTGTTGCAG CGGAAGTATGAGTCACACCTATTCAAGTGGGTAGAGGTAGCTATGCCGGAGGAGTTCGAGGAACAAAGAGTGGAAATTGGGAAGGCTTTTTCTGAGTTGGAGAGGATGGCATGGGAGATTAGTGGCTTGGGTCGCAGTCTGAAGTCTGAAATGGGGAAACTAGAGGCTCATGTTTGTCAATTAGAGAATGACGTCAAAGTGAGGGAAGCAGAGGCATGTAGGAACACACAGAGGGGCGTGGTTGGAGTGGCGCCTCATCTTGTGCTTGCAGTTTGTGTCGCTGGTGGGTTAGCTTTGGTGTACAAAGCGCTGTGCGGGTAG
- the LOC106322458 gene encoding probable E3 ubiquitin-protein ligase ARI3, with product MDDDYMSYEEEEEEEEDYDCFDHDQEDYYEEPELQGVSSKNSTCQIITMESLVAAQKEVLVRVMESLSVKESQARTLLIHYQWNVDNLFAVYIERGKDSLFKSAGLSVFDHPSLSKSRKKMACDICMEDDLPSQAMTGMKCGHSFCNDCWKEHFTIKINEGQSKRIACMAHKCNAICDVDVVRTLVCAELAEKFDRFLVESYVDDNKLVKWCPSTPHCGNAIRKVRDDGGEVECSCGHQFCFNCLVESHSPCSCLMWKLWTKKCEDESESVTWLTIHTRMCPKCSKPVHKTVGCNLVTCICGQYFCWLCGGATGSAHTWTSISGHDCGRYKEDKVRQTERAKRDSDRYAHYLHQYKSHTDSSKQEDELRKIVREKAALVTLKTKDSAFKTMDWAINGADLLFRSRKILSKSYPFAFYMFGEELFKYEMSDEDREIKKNLFENQQQQLTGNIETLSKILNVSFDKYSSDELKKMRGETRDIGLVVNKVCKLMYECIENDLLGTTQDGINHSISPYRSEGIEKAVEFLC from the coding sequence ATGGACGACGATTATATGAGCTACGAGGAGGAGGAGGAGGAGGAGGAGGACTATGATTGCTTCGATCATGATCAGGAGGATTATTACGAGGAGCCAGAGTTGCAAGGCGTGTCCTCCAAAAACTCAACGTGCCAAATCATCACGATGGAATCTCTTGTAGCGGCACAGAAGGAAGTTTTGGTTAGGGTTATGGAGTCCTTATCGGTCAAGGAGAGCCAAGCTAGGACACTTCTTATTCATTACCAGTGGAACGTTGATAACTTGTTTGCTGTCTATATCGAGAGAGGCAAAGACAGTTTGTTCAAAAGTGCTGGTCTTAGCGTCTTTGATCATCCTTCTTTGAGTAAATCGAGGAAGAAGATGGCTTGTGACATCTGCATGGAAGATGATTTACCAAGTCAAGCGATGACGGGAATGAAGTGTGGTCATTCCTTTTGCAATGATTGTTGGAAAGAGCATTTTACTATCAAGATCAACGAAGGTCAGAGCAAAAGGATCGCGTGCATGGCTCATAAGTGCAACGCGATTTGCGATGTAGATGTTGTTAGGACACTAGTTTGTGCGGAACTAGCTGAGAAGTTTGATCGTTTCCTCGTTGAGTCATACGTGGACGATAACAAACTGGTCAAGTGGTGTCCAAGCACACCGCACTGCGGTAACGCGATAAGAAAAGTTCGTGATGATGGCGGCGAGGTCGAATGCTCGTGTGGTCATCAGTTCTGTTTCAACTGTCTTGTTGAGTCTCACTCTCCTTGCTCTTGTTTGATGTGGAAGCTATGGACCAAGAAGTGTGAAGATGAGTCTGAGTCAGTTACCTGGTTAACCATTCACACGAGGATGTGTCCCAAATGCAGCAAACCTGTTCACAAGACTGTTGGATGTAATCTCGTGACTTGTATTTGCGGGCAGTATTTTTGTTGGCTGTGTGGTGGAGCTACTGGAAGTGCACATACCTGGACGAGCATCTCGGGTCATGATTGTGGTAGGTACAAAGAAGACAAAGTGAGGCAAACGGAGAGAGCCAAAAGGGATTCAGATAGGTACGCACATTATCTTCACCAATACAAATCACACACCGATTCATCGAAGCAAGAGGACGAACTTAGAAAGATTGTCCGTGAGAAGGCAGCCTTGGTGACATTAAAGACTAAAGATTCAGCGTTTAAAACCATGGACTGGGCAATAAACGGAGCCGACCTATTATTCAGATCACGAAAAATACTTTCAAAGTCGTATCCTTTCGCCTTCTACATGTTTGGAGAAGAGCTGTTTAAATATGAGATGAGCGATGAAGATAGAGAGATAAAGAAGAATCTGTTTGAAAATCAGCAGCAGCAACTCACAGGTAATATTGAGACACTATCAAAGATTCTAAACGTGTCTTTTGATAAGTATAGCTCTGATGAGTTAAAGAAGATGAGGGGTGAGACCAGAGATATTGGTCTTGTGGTTAATAAAGTCTGCAAATTAATGTATGAGTGCATTGAGAATGACTTATTGGGCACAACTCAAGATGGAATCAACCATAGCATTTCACCTTACAGATCAGAGGGGATAGAGAAAGCAGTTGAGTTTTTGTGCTGA